In the Streptomyces coeruleoprunus genome, CGTACGGCAAGCGCGTCCTCCTCTCCTTCGACCAGGAGACCGACTTCCGCATCAAGGAGGGCGCGGGCACCCCCGAGGAGTTCGTCGCCGCCTGGCGCCACGTCCACGACCGGTTCCGGGAGCTCGGCGTCGACAACGTGGTGTGGGTGTGGACCGTGTCCGGATACCTGGGCCACGCCGAGCAGATGAAGCGGCTCTACCCGGGCGACGCGTACGTCGACTGGATCGGCATGGACCAGTACAACTACTACCTCTGCCACAAGAGCACCACCTGGCTGGACTTCCAGCGCAGCCAGCGCCCCTCGTACGACTGGCTCCGCGCGAACGTCTCCGCCACCAAGCCGCTCATGCTGGCCGAGTTCGCCACCGCACCCGACCCGCGGCGGCCCGAGCGGCAGCGCGACTGGTACGCCGCGATCCCCCAGGTCGCCCCGACCCTGCCCCGGGTGAAGGCGCTCGTCCACTGGAACCGGCCGGTGCCCGGCGAGGGCTGCGACCTGACCGTCAACGAGGGCCCCGCGCTGGAGGGTTACCGCCAGGCCGGCCAGGACCCCTACTTCCGCCAGCCCGTCCCGGACCGCTGACCCCGCAGCCGGGCCACCGCCACCGCCGCCGCGGCCGCCGCGCACACCCCCAGGAACACGGGCACCGCGGCCGCGGCGAACGCCCCCTGCGCCGCCCACCCGGCCACCGCGGCCACCCACACCGCGCCCGCCGCCACCCGCACGTCCACGGCCCACGCCCACAGCGCCCCCG is a window encoding:
- a CDS encoding glycoside hydrolase family 26 protein, producing MTGRRRPSPPSGPRYLAVIVAAVGALLIGIGVWVTRADDRCTADRLLEPPCGAWWGAYVPYAENGSLKDAVHDFERRIGRRLDLVYNYHDMSNTPLDGQLLTDDERELGRDRLLMLAWESTVWTRPHHAGWTETQLGWRNIASGRHDADIIDPQARRIKAYGKRVLLSFDQETDFRIKEGAGTPEEFVAAWRHVHDRFRELGVDNVVWVWTVSGYLGHAEQMKRLYPGDAYVDWIGMDQYNYYLCHKSTTWLDFQRSQRPSYDWLRANVSATKPLMLAEFATAPDPRRPERQRDWYAAIPQVAPTLPRVKALVHWNRPVPGEGCDLTVNEGPALEGYRQAGQDPYFRQPVPDR